The Phaeodactylum tricornutum CCAP 1055/1 chromosome 2, whole genome shotgun sequence DNA window CTCCAACTCAGCTGTTCCGTGTGCGAGCCAATCGCATGAATACAAGCTATTAGGTGTCGAATCGAATCTACGGATAGGAAGGAAATGCAATCGTTTTCGTGCACATAATTCGTGCAGGTAGAAACGCTTTCCTCGATGAGACTCAAGGGTGCAAAAACGGGAGGAGCAGAGTAAGCGAAACACTTGACTGAGCGACCTTCCACCAACTCACGGTCGTTTTGCTGGCATAATACGTTTAAAAGACAAGCAGTACCAGCTCCCAAGGAATGACCCGTCAAAACCAATGTGTACCCTTCGTTTTGTCGTAAAAGCTCCAAAACAGTTGGACCTGCAGCGTCCCATATTTTCTCAGCCATATTGGCCATTTCGCTGTGCGCTTCGCCTCCACAGAACGGACCTTTCGAACACAAGCAAATATCGTCTCCAGAGTtagactcactgtcagtgaaaAATCCACAAGACGCTACAAAAACAAGCAATGCCTACACTTACGTGAAAAGGCAGCGACGTCCAGAAAAACTTCCGAGACAGAGAACGTTCCGCGGATGGTCAATATTACCGTCTGATGCCCGCGATCTACAGCAACAAAATGCCGTAAATGGTTCGAGTCCGCCCCATAGTAGTCTACATCCATCAGCACAATATCGTCTTCCGGGATTCCAACGTGCTCGCCGATCCGAGTCTTGGTTAGCGGGGAGATACGATCGTCGAGACGGCCGTATATATCCATTTCGGCGGCACGTATCATACTCTCGCCGTACACTGCCGTTGCGTACTTCATGTAGCGAAGAGCCTCTTCGTTGGAAGGAATACCTTTTAAGCTCGCGGACCTTGGGGCTGTATCGCGACGATCCAAGTCCGCCCATGTAAGTTTCTGAATCCGCGCGAGGATAACGAGATTGTCGAGCAGTCGTGTATTCCATGCCTTGGCCAGTTCCGAATCAATTCCGGAAGTTTCTAGGTATTTACGCAGCGCTGCCACACTTGGTTTCCACTGTTGTTGATATTGCGTTCGATCGGTCGCTAAGGCCGCTGCAGTGCTAGCGACCAAGCCTCCGGCTGAAAGGACGCTACTCGCGGCCCGCCGCCAGCGACGAGTCCAACCGGAACTGCTACCCGCAGTACTGGCATCCCGCGACGTCCTTTGCAGAACATCTGCTGCCCGGTCATGATGCGTCGCTGACTGGGAGGACTCGGTCGTAGGGTCCGCTTTTCCCGCCAAAGGTCTAGAAGGAGCTAGGTGGCATCTTTTGAATCGCCGCGTCGGCACGAACGATGAACAACTGCATGCTGCTACTTTATAAGCATGACAGAAGTAGGCCGACGAGATTTGTTGCCTCAGCACGAACGCCATGCAAAGTATTGTCGTTAGATAGAAGAAATATTTGCGTGGTCTTGTGGGTTGCCAGCACGACAGCTTCAACAGGTTGCGTTGTTCTTTCGAGGTCTCGATGCGTGGCATCCAGAACGTCGCTAGACTGGCGTCTTATATTAACCTCCCGCAGTGCAAGATCTGACGATGAAGAATAGCAGAAGAGACTGAGCCGAGTGCACACAGACAAAAGCAGTCGCAGTCACCTTCTGTTCCAAAAGGGTGATTGGTGTTGTTCACGTTGCGCTCCACATAATGAATTTGTATTGGGAGAGTCAATCGAGATCGAGCCCACTCTTAAAATCATATATTTTCAACCCGACATATGCAATCCAATCAGACATATATAGTACATATTAAAAGATGTCCCCGTCTATATTTTCTAGTATCCAAAGACAGACACCGGACTCTACCTcattttttcttttcgcaaCTTTCATATGGGCTGGAATCGACTTGGGCACCGACCAAGATTTACATTTACATCACATTCATTAGCCTCAAAACGAAGACTCAAATTAATAGTGAATTTGGCCATGACCTCCTGCAATACTAGTAATAATTTTTCACATGGGATGGACAAGCGAACAATGGAAAGAGAACAAGGGAAATTGATGGTCTTTCTATTCCTGCTAGTAGGTGGGTTGGCTGAAGTTTTCTCTGCGGTGAATTTTCAGTTCAGTTTAGTCCGTGATTCCGTATGCACAAGTATGGCTTGTTGCTCGGACAACGTTCCCGAAAAGTTCATCTATGCATGTACTTAGGAGTACTGTACATTGCTGCGGAAAATTTTTCAAGAGAACTGCATCTCTGCAGAACTCAATCCTAGTTTGCACCAGCTTTGCAAAAAGGAATCAACGCCTTCGCTTGTCGAAACAACAGGAATCAGTTGCTAAGTCGACCCAGCTGGctttttccaaggaaagCTCCCTCTTCAAGTGGTCTCGCTTTCCACGCTTCCAGCGACGCTGGCTAGCACTTCATCCTAGGCGCTGTTCTTCAAGGCCGTCTCAGTGATATGGTTGCATGCAATAGCTATAGCGATAGACAGGTAACATTCCGTCTTCAAGTCCTGCTTATTCAAGAAGCGGCACGGTGTGCAATTTTTGAAGCGTCAACGTTTGACGGCTGGACACCTTTGCCGATCTCCTACGGCCCCGCTAGTAGAAAGCGGAAAAGCAGCCTGAGAGATACCGTGGTATTTGAGGCCAAATTTTTGGTTAGTGAGTCTTCCTTTCATGCTGCCAGATACTGTACACACGACCAGCTGATCCCGAAAAACAGCAACATAGATCACTAATTGTAAAGTGCACAATAACGTTAACCTACCTACAAAGTGCTATTATCAATAATGTTATTGTGAATGGTAAATATAAATAAATCCTCTACTCTAGAGAGACTTTGTTATATGTTAATAtgggactgactgtgactagCAGCAACTGTAAATGTGAAAAGTCGTACGGTCAATTCGGCTaacgctcacagtcagacgcATCCTGTCGTTCATAGTCAGCACATTTTGGAAACAAATCCACGTTATAGAATGCCATGATTTATTGTCCGTTTTCGCGATAGCGAGACTCCGATCAACGGGCAGTCCGGTCAAACAATAGAATACTCTTTGCTGCTTTCAGTCTAGTACTTCACCGGACACCCTCCATTGGCGCTGAATTGTTGCTTTCTGTTAAAATTAACGGGGTTTCCATGATGTTTTGTTGGCGGTACCTATGTACAACGCTGGCTGTCCTGTTGGCAATCTCGGCGGGCCTGGTCGTGCGTCTTTCCTCAGTTCCCAAAAATCTCGACATTGTTCTGAATGATACAAGTCGCCATCAATTTTCTATCTCGTTGCTAAACGACGCACAGGTAGAAACATACCGTCGCGACGGTGTCGTACTGGTGACAGGTCTACTTGACCAGAAACAAGTCGGGAAGTTACGTCGCGAGGCCCTAGCCACCACGGGACAGTCCTGGACGCTCTTTGACTGGCTGGTGTCGGAACGCTATTCCAAGATAGCGTTTGATGTCTGGCGAACGGATTTAACGTGTGCTAGTCTATCGTTACAGAATCTGCCCCAGCTGGCGGCGCAGCTGCTGCCGAACAATCCGCAGCTTCGACTACTCCGCGATGCCTTTTTTGCGTACACCTCCGGGGGCAAAGGCTGTGGATGGCACGTGGACGATTCCGGTTTCTGGCCGACGAAAGAAGACACTTCGGGAGTAACCGTGTGGATTGCTCTGGACGAAATGCGGGTCTCCAAAGGCGGGGGCTTGGCCGTGGCCAATATGAGTTTGGCAGGTGAATGGGTGGAACATTGCCGTGCCGAAGTTCGAGCCAAAGGAACTTGTgagatggaagaaaaaaGCCCTGATTGTCACGCCAAGCTTGAGGACATCAAACTTCAATGGGATATGAAGCCAGGGGATGCAATTCTTTGGGACCGATGGACCTTTCATCGGACAGTACCTTCGATTAATGCAAGCGAGGGTCAAACAAAAAGCCGTTATTCTATTCGCTACGTACCATCCGACGCAACGGCTGCTGGAGCCATTCACCCGACTGTTCAGAAAGGCTCTCTGTTGGAATCGCCGTACTACCCCCAGGTTTGGCCCCATCTACTTGATCACGAAACGGAGGCGCTCAGGCAGGGTCTCGATAGCGACGTTTCTGTGCAAAGAGTACTGCAGGGCGTCCTTCGAGTACTGCTCCAAATTATACGCAATAAACTACCAACCGGTGTCTTGTAAAGAAACAGCTTACTGTGAAAGGGATTAATGTAAATTCAATTCGGCGAGCTGCCATGGCGAGTGGCTACTCAGTGTATCGCCCATTTCTATATTCACCCTCCAGACTCAACTTGCTTGGCCATATTTGCCTCGGAAAATTTCAATGGGTGGTATTGGCACTTCTTTTCGGGCCTAGGATTGTTGATTCTGAATTTCGTTGGCGATATAGGTTCCTACGAAGTAGGACGGCCACCAGTGCAGAATAACATTCTGGACCCCAGCCCCTGCGAGAAATATACCGGGTCCGGGACAAATACCGCCTAAGCCCCAACCAATACCGAATGCCACCGATCCGAGTATCAACTGAGCGTCAATATGGGTGTTGGTGGGGATGCAAAACGGAGCATCAGGTTTGAGTGCCAACGGATGCTTGACGGGAGTAGTACTTCGCGTTATGCGATACCCCTCCAAGAACTGGTAGCTAAGTAGGCTAACCATCACCCCACCACCCATGACAAAGACAAGTGTTGGGTCCCAGGATCCATCAGTCATACCGGCAAGATTCAAAAATCCAAGCACCCTCGACTGGTATACCATTTGGCCGATGTACAGACCAGAGGCAAACATAGACCCAGAGGCGATGGCTGGCAGAATGCGGGCCTGGCCGTTTTCGTCCTTTTTTTGCCGAAACCATGGCGCCACGGCTGAAGCGACGACAGACAAGAGTGTGAGAGCGGACGCCACACCGAGGAGAGGCTGCGAATGCGTCTGCTGCGCCGCTTCTACTTGCAGCACGCTAGTGAACTTTGTGAGCAAGGGAGATACTTGCGTCAGGTAGGTAGTGGCAACTGCCGAGGCCATGAATGTTGCAACGGCTGCCATTGATCGCTTGCTGAGTCGGGCCAAACCGCAAATGCCGTGCCCGCTCGTGCACCCGTTGCTGAGTTTGGTGCCAAAGCCCACAAATAATCCCGCCAAGCCGTACCCCAGTGGAGATAAGGTAGCAGCCGCCGGATCTGAACGGTCGAAAGGGACCGAAAAGAAGACATTAGTTGTAAGCAGAAAACTTGCAAGGAAGACGAGCTTCCAGTGTTGAGATTGGTCGGTGAGCAATTGTGTAGGTTTGAGGAGAGCCGACGATGCGATACCAGAAGCTCCCATAATATTTCCGGTAAGTAGTAGAAGTACTCCAGAAGCACTGCCGATCATGGCACCTCCCAGTAAAGCTTTCAACGACATGAGAGAAATGAGTGTAAAGGTTTGTATTGACAGTGGGAGAAAGGGTCGAGTCTAATAATGTGCGGTTGCGACTTCTTTGGCGTTTGGGAGACCGAAGTCGATATTGGTTGGTGCAAAAAGCGTTCGGAAAATAAAACGCGAACAAGTATGGAACCTCTTCGGATTGTGTGTTGCTCTGTGAAGAACGTGTGGGTTTGACTTTGCTTGCTTCACATTAGTAAGTAGGGCAAGACTGCAGTGCTTTCGACCTTCGGGAAGTCTCGCCGAGCACCGTAGCGGTCGAACGGCTTGAAGAGGttgatttggaaaaggccTGATTCGGAGTTTTTGTGAAGCTTGGATCGTCCGACCGAGTAGTTCGCTTGTCCATTTCTGCCTGGTGTCGAGTGTGGATTGTCTGTAAATAGTTTACGGCAAGAGTCACTAGACCTTCGTAATAGGCCTTGAGCATTCGTAAATACGTCGTTTCTGAGTCTTTGTGACACATAATATGTCGTTGCCTTCCGATCTGTCCCGTAGTCGATCGAGCTAGGTAGTTCCTTACGTGCAGTAGCTTACAATGACGCAAAACATCGTATAAGGAGCATATATTGTAACAGCAATTCAAATTGCGTAGACGCACCAGCAGTTAGTAGTGTCAATTGGAGCCCCTTTAGATATGGAAAGAATTTCCTTCCTTGATCTAGCTTGCCACCGAACGACAGCAGCTTTTGGTATCTCGTtcttcgttcgttcgttccttcCTTTCATTGCCAACGCGGTACAGGACGCGGTATAGGCTCCCTCCAACATTCTATTGGTATTGCCGAGCATTCAGGTGCCTTCTactcttttcttcttctgctgTCGAGCGATGCATTTAGTATCAACATTCAATTTGTTGGTCAATCTAGTCAAGACAAACTCCTGGTCCGGTGAAATAATGCATAATACTTGCCCTGAGCGCCCGAAACGTCCCGTACGCCCCGCACGGTGCACGTACGTGTCAGCATCGGGTGGTAGGTCGAAATGGATCACGTGCGAAATATCTGCAATGTCTAACCCACGCGCAGCCAAGTCGGTACTGAACAGTACTCTCAGCGAAGGCGCAGTGTCAGAATCATTGTCTCGTGAGGTGTAGGTTTGACTAGCACCACTGGCCATCGTGTACCCATCTCCGCGGAAGGAATCGATGGCGGCGGCCCGCTGCGATAAGCTATCTTCGTAGCGTAGGACTGCCACGACGGCGCGGACGTCTCTTTCTTGTTCCTTCCCGTACCCGTCCTTCCACAGCATCCCACCTTCGATATCATTCGCTAGTATCTGagccatttcttccaacggTCTCCGTGCATCGGAGAAAACGAGTACCTTTTTGGGGGGCTCAATAACAGATTTGGCGTAGATTTTAGTGACTAGCCTCCGAAGAGTGGCTAGTTTCTGGTCAGTTGAGCGGCAAACGGCGTAGGAGTGTTCCAAAGTAGCCGGCAGTAATTGTTCACCCGGTCGCAAACACACATGCGTCGGTTCACGTAGGGTCCACTGATTCTGTGCGCACTGCTTCAAAAAATGCCGGTGCTGCGGAATAGTCGCCGACGCGAATATGGTTTGTCGCTGGGACGACAAGGGTCGGGTACTGGTGGCAGTTTTTGTGGAAGTCTTAACACTACGTAGAACGttgtcgtcggcttcgttggCGCTGCCGTCGTCGTAGGTGGGACTGAGGTACTTCGACAAGAGTTCGTGCAGCGTCGACGAGGCGAGATTCGAAGTCAAACTACCCGCATTATTCAGCAAACAAGCGTCCACTTCATCCACTACGATAAACTTGACACTGTTGTATCGTTTGATGCCGCCCAGTTTGACCATATCACATAGTTCCTGGGGAGTGCCGATTACCAAATGCGGTGGCTCGGCCCACGCCCAGGCTCGCTGTCGTCGATTCTGACTGCCTTGCAAGACGCTCATGACCATGATCCGACCGCCGTTTAGTGTAACGTTGTCGTTCTGGGTGGACGCGGCGGCGAGACGCTTGGCCACCCGGGCCACTTGGAGTCCAAGTTCCCGCGTCGGAACCACAATGAGCGCTTGGACGGCCGCTCGACTGCCGTCGATCGACGCCAACGCGGGCAACAGATACGCGAGCGTTTTTCCACTACCCGTTTCGGCTTGAACGACAGCATCTCTTCGTTCGAACAAAATGGCATCCAGTGCCTTTTCCTGAATGCGCGATGGATGCGTCCAGCCGCACTCGGCACACTTTTGAATTAACCAGGAAGGTAATACCGCCGCGTAGCGAGACTCGAACGACTCGGCAGACAAACTGCCGTCGCTCAATATTTCTTCCACATCAGGACCGAAGCGGTTGCGACGGCTACTATCGTAACCAGGCGTTGCTGGAGTCGTCCCAGTATCGCTGCTACCAGACGTATACAGATTGCCGGTCGTCCAAAACGTACCGGTAGGTGGTAGCGTCGATCGACCAACCGACGGTGTGTACGGGAACGGCAGACGCCTAAGATCCCGTCGACCTGCTGCAGTGATTAGAAAAGCGGGTAATTCATGCTGGGAACTTGAGCTAGCGGCGGACCCACGGAGCTGGACAAGCCACAGGCAGAGTCCGTATATTTGCGGAAACGGGGGCAGCCGACGCCTCTGTTGCCGTGATCCACTATCCCTGGCGGAACACTCGTCTCTATGACCCATCAAATGAACGCTTGTATGGAGAGAAGTGTCACCAAATATATTCCCGTGAGGAATTAGTTTTAGTCTGAAGTGTTCGTCGATTCTGTCAATCAATTTCACGGTGGCATGCAATGGTGTTTGGTTGATGTGACAACGGACGAAACAGGAAATCGCGGAATGGGCGGAAGTGATGAGAAACAGTCTGGTCTTCCATCAGAATTGGAGAAAAGAACACATCTGGGTATTTATGTCGCCTCTACCCGGATGTATCTCTGATTTCGTCACGGGACGATTCCCCAGTATGGGCAAGGTACGGTTCCACGTTTGAATCTTTGCGCACATCCGCCGCTGGCGTCCCCGTTCGACTTCTGGATGTCTGTCACGCGGTgacaacacaaacacaacagtacttacagttactctTACACTCACATTCACATTCACATTCAACTAGTACACTGGAACGAACCGCTTACCGTTTCGTACATTCCGTTCTCAGCATTATCATGGTCAAGCATACAGTATTTGGTGTGGAACGGGACTTGGATATTCCCCACCAAGTCTTTCCGAACGAACAAGAACTCACCGACATGGAAGCGGAACTGCCGGGTTGTCAGCACGGATGGTTCGAGTCGGTGCACGAAAGCGCACAGCTTCACTACCGCAAATTCTTACCCGAAAACAACAAACCACCCAAAGCGGTGGTTGTGTTCATGCACGGTATTGCCACGCACAGTGGCAAAGGATTCACCCTGAACGGACGGAAACTATGCATGGCCTTGCTGTCGGACGCTTGCAACGCCCAAGACTGGGCGGTGTACGCTTACGACTTGTACGGACACGGTTTCTCCGAAGGCAAACGCTTTTTTATTCCTAATTCGTGGGAAACCAACCGACAAGATTTGGTCAATTTTTGTAATCTAGCGGCCGAAGACTACCCCGACGTCCCGCTTTTCATCGTCGGAGAATCGTACGGATGTACCCTGACCATTCTCGCCGCCAAACAATTTCAGGAACACCCCGAGACGGGTCCCAAGAATTTTAATTCGATTGTTCTCACAGCACCCGCCATTATCGGTGATCTTCCGCCTTATCCCGTGTACTTTACGCTACGCTACATTATGGCCCCGCTCTTTCCTTCGTGGCGTCCCTTTTTCATGCCCAACCCTGTTTCGGCCGATCGCATTTGGAGAGATCCCGAAGTTTTGGCCAAGTGCTCCACCCCCCGCCAACGGTCCATGCAAATTGACGGTTCCGGGTTGCCCTTCCGCCTCGGTACCGCCGTGAATCTCGTAACGGCTTTGGAAGCGGTCCGTACCAAGGCCATTCCCGGATTCCGACTCCCCTACTGCATTATTCACGGGACAGAAGATTACGGCGTGCCCATTGCTGGCTCCGAGTACATGTGGAAAACCGCTGTAACGCCCGCGACGTGCCGCGTCTTTCGACGTCAGCCCGGCGCCTACCACGATCTATTGAGTGACCCCACCGCCGAACATACCATGCAAACGATACTGGATTTTATCCGAGCCCAACTGTCCAAAACATAGTTTTGTATGCACCCCGTTTCACACGTATAGGTAAAGAGACTGCGCTTTGTTGCATAGGGAATGATGACCTTTTGTTGCTCTCTGGCTCGGCCCTATGTATTGGCCAGTAGACCCATCACCTCTGCTATGTGAGACGAATCTCCGCATCTATACTACTGCTACCATTGTACACGTTGCGCCTAAATCTGTGTTGGGATTAAAATTAATTTAGTTTAAACGATGATATGCCGCCTTACAAGACAACGAGTCTAGACGTTGAGCACTTTGCTACACGGCAATTTAAGGTTGGCTGGTCGAACTGGAGGTGACCACAGAGAAAGTTCCTGCCGTGGTGGCGTAAGCAGACGACCCTGCTCCGGTGGTGCTGACATCAGACCCTCCATCGCCTATGGTGCTCACATTGCCTGCGGAACCAGCGTTGTTGTCACCGGTAAATGCTCCCTCAACCAGGCCGAAACCAATGGCTGTCCCATTATTCATGCTGTTGGCCGTTGAGTCAAAACTACCGTTGTCAATAGCGAGATCGACCGACCCTTGGGAACCTTTATCGacgccgccaacaacaatttTTTCCGTAGTCACCGCGTTGTCGAAATCAACACTTCCAGAAAAATTGCTGCTACCTTCATTTAACGCGCCGGCCAAAGAGTCGGCGAAGACCTCACCATTAAGACTTCCACCGAGAACCCCGACCTCGTCAATTCCATCaaagtcgaaatcaatgTAGCTGGACGAGTTGGCGGTGGCCTCAACCGTACCGTTTGCCATCAATGTTTCAATCGAATCAGGAGGGGTGGGCAAAGATACTTCCAAACCTGAAGCCATATCTGATACTGTTTTGGTAGAAGCGTCGGCTTTCGAGGCCTTCCCAGAAGCCCTGTTATTCATCATTCGATTGCGATTACGATTGCGAGTTCCTCGGGACATCAATTTGCGTAAGCTTGGTTCTTCCTGGTCAACAAGTGGAGCTCGCAAGTTCGCTGCATGGCTAATGGTAGCAGCGC harbors:
- a CDS encoding predicted protein, translated to MSLKALLGGAMIGSASGVLLLLTGNIMGASGIASSALLKPTQLLTDQSQHWKLVFLASFLLTTNVFFSVPFDRSDPAAATLSPLGYGLAGLFVGFGTKLSNGCTSGHGICGLARLSKRSMAAVATFMASAVATTYLTQVSPLLTKFTSVLQVEAAQQTHSQPLLGVASALTLLSVVASAVAPWFRQKKDENGQARILPAIASGSMFASGLYIGQMVYQSRVLGFLNLAGMTDGSWDPTLVFVMGGGVMVSLLSYQFLEGYRITRSTTPVKHPLALKPDAPFCIPTNTHIDAQLILGSVAFGIGWGLGGICPGPGIFLAGAGVQNVILHWWPSYFVGTYIANEIQNQQS
- a CDS encoding predicted protein, which translates into the protein MVKHTVFGVERDLDIPHQVFPNEQELTDMEAELPGCQHGWFESVHESAQLHYRKFLPENNKPPKAVVVFMHGIATHSGKGFTLNGRKLCMALLSDACNAQDWAVYAYDLYGHGFSEGKRFFIPNSWETNRQDLVNFCNLAAEDYPDVPLFIVGESYGCTLTILAAKQFQEHPETGPKNFNSIVLTAPAIIGDLPPYPVYFTLRYIMAPLFPSWRPFFMPNPVSADRIWRDPEVLAKCSTPRQRSMQIDGSGLPFRLGTAVNLVTALEAVRTKAIPGFRLPYCIIHGTEDYGVPIAGSEYMWKTAVTPATCRVFRRQPGAYHDLLSDPTAEHTMQTILDFIRAQLSKT
- a CDS encoding predicted protein: MGHRDECSARDSGSRQQRRRLPPFPQIYGLCLWLVQLRGSAASSSSQHELPAFLITAAGRRDLRRLPFPYTPSVGRSTLPPTGTFWTTGNLYTSGSSDTGTTPATPGYDSSRRNRFGPDVEEILSDGSLSAESFESRYAAVLPSWLIQKCAECGWTHPSRIQEKALDAILFERRDAVVQAETGSGKTLAYLLPALASIDGSRAAVQALIVVPTRELGLQVARVAKRLAAASTQNDNVTLNGGRIMVMSVLQGSQNRRQRAWAWAEPPHLVIGTPQELCDMVKLGGIKRYNSVKFIVVDEVDACLLNNAGSLTSNLASSTLHELLSKYLSPTYDDGSANEADDNVLRSVKTSTKTATSTRPLSSQRQTIFASATIPQHRHFLKQCAQNQWTLREPTHVCLRPGEQLLPATLEHSYAVCRSTDQKLATLRRLVTKIYAKSVIEPPKKVLVFSDARRPLEEMAQILANDIEGGMLWKDGYGKEQERDVRAVVAVLRYEDSLSQRAAAIDSFRGDGYTMASGASQTYTSRDNDSDTAPSLRVLFSTDLAARGLDIADISHVIHFDLPPDADTYVHRAGRTGRFGRSGQVLCIISPDQEFVLTRLTNKLNVDTKCIARQQKKKRVEGT